In the genome of Bacillus sp. S3, one region contains:
- a CDS encoding LacI family DNA-binding transcriptional regulator has product MATIKDIAQLAGVSIATVSRVLNYDTTLSVGDDTKKRIFEAAEELSYKKKPVRKQETGRIALLQWYTEKEELEDLYYMSIRLGVENRCRQLGVHMGKYFQDNYEDLKDVDIQGLIAIGKFSSKQVKELQSLTKNIVFVDSSPDEDHFDSIVIDFEKATEKVLEHLIEKGHAKIGYIGGREGFKDKTSILDDQRELTFKRFLGEKGLLNEAFIYSGSFSVDDGHSLMKQAIQEHGDNLPTAFFAGNDSIAVGALRALLEEGISVPERVNIIGVNDISFSKYVFPSLSTVKVYTELMGETAVDTLLERIEGRKTAKKIFIATSLVIRNSSF; this is encoded by the coding sequence ATGGCTACCATTAAAGATATTGCCCAATTAGCAGGCGTTTCGATTGCCACGGTATCGCGGGTGTTAAATTATGACACGACGCTTTCTGTCGGCGATGATACGAAGAAAAGGATTTTCGAAGCAGCAGAAGAGCTTTCATATAAGAAGAAACCAGTAAGGAAACAAGAAACGGGGAGAATTGCCTTATTGCAGTGGTATACCGAAAAGGAAGAACTAGAGGACTTATACTACATGTCCATCCGGCTTGGGGTGGAAAATCGCTGCCGCCAACTCGGGGTTCACATGGGAAAGTACTTTCAGGACAACTACGAAGACTTAAAGGACGTTGATATTCAAGGGCTAATTGCAATTGGAAAGTTTAGCAGCAAACAGGTTAAAGAGCTTCAATCGCTTACCAAAAATATTGTCTTTGTTGACTCTTCTCCGGACGAAGATCACTTTGATTCGATTGTGATTGATTTTGAAAAAGCAACGGAAAAGGTGCTGGAGCATTTGATTGAAAAGGGTCATGCGAAAATTGGCTATATCGGCGGGAGAGAGGGCTTCAAAGACAAAACCTCCATCCTTGATGACCAAAGGGAACTGACTTTCAAGCGCTTTTTAGGGGAAAAAGGGCTATTAAACGAAGCGTTTATATACAGTGGCTCGTTTTCCGTTGATGATGGCCACTCTCTAATGAAACAAGCTATACAAGAGCATGGTGACAACTTGCCGACAGCATTCTTTGCCGGGAATGACTCTATTGCCGTAGGTGCACTGCGGGCTCTCTTGGAGGAAGGAATTTCAGTTCCAGAGCGGGTGAACATCATTGGGGTAAATGATATCAGCTTCTCCAAGTATGTGTTCCCATCCTTAAGCACGGTTAAAGTCTATACGGAACTAATGGGCGAAACCGCAGTTGACACACTTTTGGAAAGAATCGAAGGCCGAAAGACCGCCAAAAAAATCTTCATCGCAACCAGCCTTGTGATTCGAAATAGCAGCTTTTAA
- the galT gene encoding UDP-glucose--hexose-1-phosphate uridylyltransferase, with protein MINQLVQQLINQALSVQLIEREDEIYARNQVLSLLQLAEYREIEGSESIAQEIPDLLDQIVDYACKHGIIEDLFDEKEIFSSKIMNCFIARPSSVNQLFYRKYEQNPQVATKYFYHLSKNSNYIQMKRIRQNIEYKAATEYGDLDITINLSKPEKDPKSIALERAVQKTNYPKCLLCIENEGYAGRIGHPARSNHRMIRVNLLDENWYLQYSPYGYYNEHCIVLSENHTDMKISPSTFARLLSFVEQFPHYFLGSNADIPIVGGSILSHEHYQGGNYQFAMAKAKNDWSFTIAGFPNVQCAVVKWPMSVIRLRSGEISSLVDAGAHILAKWKNYSDETVGILAMSGETPHNTITPIARKNGNLFEMDLVLRNNRTSEEHPLGIFHPHADVHHIKKENIGLIEVMGLAVLPARLKVELDEVANFILGKTTVVADYHLNWAEELKGCYQDVGNVVNVESFVREEVGKKFLRVLEDAGVFKRDEAGTAAFKRFIQALS; from the coding sequence ATGATTAACCAATTAGTTCAACAATTGATAAACCAAGCACTTTCTGTCCAATTAATCGAACGGGAGGACGAAATTTATGCCCGGAATCAAGTTCTGTCACTGCTGCAATTAGCGGAGTATAGGGAAATTGAAGGTTCCGAAAGCATTGCTCAAGAAATCCCTGATTTACTGGACCAAATCGTTGACTACGCTTGCAAGCATGGAATTATTGAGGACCTATTTGATGAAAAGGAAATTTTTTCAAGTAAGATTATGAATTGTTTTATCGCCCGACCGTCTAGTGTGAATCAGCTTTTTTACAGAAAATATGAACAGAATCCACAGGTGGCGACAAAGTATTTTTACCACTTAAGTAAAAATAGCAACTACATCCAGATGAAGCGCATCCGTCAAAATATTGAGTACAAAGCCGCAACGGAATATGGTGATTTGGACATTACCATTAATTTATCAAAGCCAGAAAAAGATCCGAAGAGTATCGCGCTGGAGCGTGCAGTCCAAAAAACAAACTATCCGAAATGCCTGCTATGTATAGAAAATGAGGGATATGCAGGAAGAATCGGCCATCCTGCCCGTTCCAATCATCGGATGATTCGAGTGAATTTATTGGATGAGAATTGGTATCTGCAATATTCTCCCTATGGTTACTACAACGAGCATTGTATTGTGTTATCGGAAAACCATACGGATATGAAAATCAGCCCATCAACGTTCGCAAGGCTCCTATCCTTCGTGGAGCAGTTCCCGCATTACTTTTTGGGATCGAATGCTGATATTCCGATTGTCGGCGGCTCAATTTTGTCACATGAACACTACCAAGGTGGAAATTATCAATTTGCGATGGCGAAGGCGAAGAATGATTGGAGCTTTACCATCGCGGGATTTCCGAATGTGCAATGTGCCGTTGTTAAATGGCCAATGTCAGTGATTCGTCTGCGTTCAGGAGAAATTAGCTCGCTTGTGGATGCTGGTGCTCACATTTTAGCTAAATGGAAAAATTACAGTGATGAAACGGTTGGCATTTTGGCGATGTCGGGCGAGACCCCGCACAACACCATCACGCCGATTGCCCGCAAAAATGGAAACCTTTTTGAAATGGATTTGGTTCTTCGCAATAACCGGACAAGCGAAGAGCATCCGCTGGGCATCTTCCACCCACATGCCGATGTTCACCATATTAAAAAGGAAAATATCGGTTTGATTGAAGTAATGGGGTTGGCAGTATTACCAGCACGCCTAAAAGTGGAACTTGATGAGGTGGCGAACTTCATCCTAGGAAAAACAACGGTGGTCGCCGATTACCATTTGAATTGGGCAGAAGAATTAAAGGGATGCTATCAGGATGTTGGTAACGTGGTCAATGTGGAATCGTTTGTCAGAGAAGAAGTTGGGAAAAAGTTTCTAAGAGTACTAGAGGATGCCGGTGTATTTAAGCGGGATGAAGCAGGGACTGCTGCGTTCAAGCGGTTTATCCAGGCCTTATCATAA
- a CDS encoding galactokinase has product MNISTLKTIFQDLFQAKHERVFFAPGRINLIGEHTDYNGGHVFPCAITYGTYAVARKREDRIVRLYSVNFPGKGIIEMDLNLLDYDIEHNWANYPKGMIRYILEAGYEIPTGFDCVIHGDIPNGAGLSSSASIELLIGVLIDGLYKLNIPRLDLIKLGKKVENEFIGVNSGIMDQFAIGMGKKNAGILLDCQSLKYEYAPIELENHKIIIMNTNKRRELADSKYNERRAECEAALAQLQQRLQIEALGQLSEKEFDEYQHVITNETVRKRAKHAVYENIRTLKALEELNAGKLKAFGQLMNQSHQSLRDDYEVTGIELDCLVEAAWNQPGVIGARMTGAGFGGCAIAIVANEEVEHFIANVGADYLSKIGYKADFYVASIGDGAKEIEL; this is encoded by the coding sequence ATGAATATTTCTACATTAAAAACAATATTCCAAGACTTATTTCAGGCTAAACATGAAAGGGTTTTCTTTGCCCCGGGCCGGATTAATTTAATTGGTGAACATACGGATTATAATGGCGGCCACGTGTTTCCGTGTGCGATAACATATGGAACCTATGCGGTTGCGAGGAAGCGTGAGGACAGAATAGTCCGCTTGTACTCCGTTAACTTCCCTGGCAAAGGGATTATTGAAATGGATTTAAACCTGCTAGATTACGATATAGAACATAATTGGGCCAATTATCCAAAGGGGATGATTCGCTACATTCTAGAAGCCGGGTATGAAATTCCAACGGGCTTTGATTGCGTCATTCACGGAGATATACCGAATGGTGCAGGGCTTTCCTCTTCAGCTTCAATCGAATTATTAATAGGAGTTCTTATTGATGGCTTGTATAAATTAAACATTCCGCGACTGGACCTAATTAAGCTTGGAAAAAAGGTTGAAAATGAATTTATCGGTGTCAACAGTGGCATCATGGATCAATTTGCAATTGGGATGGGTAAGAAAAATGCAGGTATTTTACTAGATTGTCAGAGTCTTAAATATGAATATGCACCGATAGAGCTGGAAAATCACAAAATTATCATTATGAATACAAACAAGCGCAGGGAGCTGGCAGATTCCAAATACAATGAGCGAAGAGCAGAATGTGAGGCTGCACTCGCACAGCTTCAGCAAAGACTGCAGATTGAAGCCCTTGGGCAGCTTTCTGAAAAAGAGTTTGATGAATATCAACATGTAATAACCAATGAAACCGTTCGGAAACGGGCGAAGCATGCAGTTTATGAGAATATAAGAACATTGAAGGCTTTAGAGGAACTGAATGCGGGAAAATTAAAGGCGTTTGGCCAATTGATGAATCAATCCCATCAATCATTAAGGGATGATTACGAAGTGACCGGAATCGAGCTTGATTGTTTAGTTGAAGCCGCTTGGAACCAGCCGGGAGTGATTGGTGCCCGTATGACGGGGGCGGGATTTGGCGGCTGTGCGATCGCCATTGTGGCCAATGAGGAAGTGGAACATTTTATTGCTAATGTGGGTGCCGATTACCTCAGTAAGATTGGTTATAAGGCTGATTTTTACGTAGCCAGCATTGGGGACGGAGCAAAAGAAATTGAACTTTAG
- a CDS encoding sugar-binding protein: MGRYSIMAYTFGALFFIVSFSFSIFYGVKVVTHDLPSEKTSLEKYRYHFVLVPEELDNEYWRLVEKGAKAAANDYGIVLEYVGPKQSNIDDHLKTIEMSVASKVDGIMTQGLSDEQFTPLINRVIEKGIPVITVDTDASNSKRMAYIGTDNYYSGYLAGKALIADTKGKANVAIITGSFYKNHQIQRVKGFEDAVKAEKDIKIIDIQESDISRVIAAEKAYQILQEHPEVNAFYGTSALDGIGIAQVVKKYKKNDQIYIMGFDTLPETLEYIRKGMINATVVQEPYEMGYEAVKMMIDLIEGKKVPSVIHTNTKILRVEDLPPGHPDRMEERQ; encoded by the coding sequence ATGGGCAGGTATTCAATTATGGCGTATACGTTTGGTGCTTTATTTTTTATTGTCAGTTTCTCATTTTCCATTTTTTATGGTGTTAAGGTCGTGACCCATGACTTGCCAAGTGAGAAAACTTCGCTGGAAAAGTATCGCTATCATTTTGTGCTTGTTCCAGAGGAGCTCGATAATGAGTATTGGCGGCTTGTAGAAAAAGGGGCAAAGGCTGCGGCCAATGATTACGGGATTGTGCTGGAGTATGTCGGACCAAAACAATCCAATATTGATGATCATTTAAAAACAATCGAAATGTCGGTGGCCTCTAAAGTAGACGGCATTATGACACAGGGGTTAAGTGATGAGCAATTTACCCCATTAATTAATCGAGTCATTGAGAAGGGGATTCCAGTTATTACTGTCGATACCGATGCCTCCAATAGTAAGCGGATGGCCTATATTGGAACGGATAATTATTATTCCGGCTATTTAGCGGGAAAGGCCTTGATTGCCGATACAAAGGGAAAGGCCAATGTGGCGATCATAACAGGCAGCTTTTACAAGAATCATCAAATCCAACGGGTAAAGGGTTTTGAAGATGCTGTTAAAGCAGAAAAAGACATCAAGATCATTGATATACAAGAATCAGATATTAGCAGAGTTATAGCAGCGGAAAAGGCTTATCAAATTCTCCAGGAACACCCTGAGGTCAATGCCTTTTATGGGACAAGTGCCCTTGATGGGATTGGGATTGCCCAAGTGGTGAAGAAATATAAAAAGAACGACCAAATCTATATCATGGGATTTGATACATTACCGGAAACACTTGAGTACATTCGCAAAGGGATGATTAATGCCACTGTTGTCCAAGAGCCGTATGAAATGGGCTATGAAGCAGTGAAAATGATGATCGATTTAATCGAAGGGAAGAAAGTGCCTTCCGTCATTCATACAAATACAAAGATTTTGAGGGTAGAAGATTTACCGCCAGGGCATCCTGATCGAATGGAGGAGAGACAGTAA
- a CDS encoding sensor histidine kinase translates to MLFRIRSKLLLYFIVLVVLLTSVGLFFYNSSEKLVNEYDDSFERFLLLNDISQRTNLITEKLHAYILDKEESYLEDYRKEKVKLINDQKRLYQEMDTSDITLINYKNMIDSFIDECDATVGAFQKDDINHYSSHFNEVLKIASFLQESTLALLNNKLTDYQKFYDQMEQQNHYYKLMSISLFTAAFFLSTLLALWISGGITKPISLLSKAAKEISTGNLSGEDIRITTKDELKPLTETFNQMRTNLRQHVMEIKQKSELDKLLKELELRSLQNQINPHFLFNTLNTVSKMAYLEEAEHTSRLIEAVAAILRYNLGDLNKASTLREEVRIVKEYFFIQQTRFGERIQFVTEIEDNCLDIEIPSLILQPLVENAFIHGVESYEENAEIRLHIYRHQERIHVEVIDNGDGMEEAVKHKLHTYIEGTEMDESYEPEKSKGHSTSIGVKNVIRRLQLFYQRNDIVEIESELGKGTNFRLTIPTVVKGRNELVENSYCG, encoded by the coding sequence ATGTTATTTCGAATTAGGTCGAAACTGCTCCTTTATTTCATCGTCCTGGTCGTATTGCTAACTTCCGTTGGCTTGTTTTTTTACAACAGCAGTGAAAAACTAGTCAATGAATATGATGATAGCTTCGAGCGATTTTTGCTGTTAAATGATATCTCGCAAAGAACGAACTTAATTACCGAAAAGCTGCATGCGTATATATTAGATAAAGAAGAATCCTATTTGGAAGACTATCGAAAAGAAAAAGTAAAGCTGATCAACGATCAAAAAAGACTATATCAAGAAATGGATACGAGTGATATTACCCTCATCAATTATAAAAATATGATTGATAGTTTTATAGATGAATGTGATGCCACAGTGGGGGCCTTCCAAAAGGACGATATTAATCACTACTCGAGCCATTTTAATGAAGTACTGAAAATCGCCTCTTTCCTGCAGGAGAGTACACTGGCACTGTTAAATAATAAATTGACCGATTATCAAAAGTTCTATGATCAAATGGAACAACAAAACCATTATTATAAGCTCATGTCGATATCCTTGTTTACAGCGGCGTTTTTCTTAAGCACCTTGTTAGCGCTTTGGATTTCAGGCGGGATAACGAAGCCGATTAGTCTGTTATCGAAAGCGGCGAAGGAAATTTCAACAGGAAATTTATCCGGAGAAGATATAAGAATCACAACAAAGGACGAATTAAAGCCATTAACGGAAACGTTCAATCAAATGAGAACGAATTTGAGACAGCATGTTATGGAAATTAAACAAAAGTCTGAATTAGATAAGCTTTTAAAGGAATTGGAATTGCGCAGCTTGCAAAATCAAATTAATCCCCATTTTCTGTTTAACACGTTAAATACAGTTTCAAAAATGGCCTATTTAGAAGAAGCAGAACATACTTCCCGGCTAATTGAAGCGGTAGCGGCCATACTTCGGTACAACCTCGGTGATTTAAATAAAGCCTCGACGCTTCGAGAGGAAGTGCGAATCGTGAAGGAGTATTTTTTTATCCAGCAAACCAGGTTTGGGGAACGCATCCAATTTGTTACGGAAATAGAAGACAATTGTTTAGATATTGAAATACCAAGCTTAATACTGCAGCCCTTGGTTGAAAATGCCTTTATTCACGGGGTTGAATCGTATGAAGAAAATGCAGAAATCCGCCTCCATATTTATCGGCATCAAGAACGGATTCACGTGGAGGTTATTGATAATGGAGATGGGATGGAGGAGGCAGTTAAACATAAACTCCACACCTATATCGAGGGCACCGAAATGGACGAGTCATATGAACCCGAAAAATCAAAAGGTCACTCTACAAGTATTGGCGTGAAAAATGTGATTAGAAGGCTGCAGCTGTTTTACCAGCGAAACGACATTGTCGAAATCGAATCAGAGTTAGGAAAGGGAACCAATTTTAGACTAACGATTCCTACTGTGGTAAAGGGGAGAAATGAGCTTGTTGAAAATTCTTATTGTGGATGA
- the mglB gene encoding galactose/glucose ABC transporter substrate-binding protein MglB yields the protein MGKKKKGLILSLTVASSILLAAGCSSSTGGTDSGKGKDGGGLPAVGATIYKFDDNFMSYVRRAMEDSAKDKVKLMLNDSQNDQAKQIEQVDTLIAKGAKSLAINLVDPKAAQTIIDKAKPKNIPVIFFNKEPDASVLKGYDQAYYVGTTSSESGILQGELIAKAWEANKDKYDKNKDGKLQYVLLKGEPGHPDAEARTKFAVDTVKEKGIQVEELAMDTAMWDATKATEKMDAWLAKYSEKIEFVIANNDGMALGAIASLEKAGFFTGDKYMPVVGVDAIPEALEMIEKGKMVGSILNDAKNQGKATIDIAANAAKGKDVLDGTEWKLDDNKAVRVPYVEVTKDNIQVGKDAYK from the coding sequence ATGGGTAAGAAGAAAAAAGGGTTAATTCTATCTTTAACAGTGGCATCTAGTATTCTATTAGCGGCAGGCTGCAGTAGTTCAACTGGCGGGACAGATTCCGGCAAGGGAAAGGACGGCGGCGGTCTTCCTGCGGTTGGGGCAACGATTTACAAGTTTGATGATAACTTCATGTCCTACGTGCGCCGTGCAATGGAAGATTCCGCAAAAGATAAGGTAAAACTGATGTTGAATGACTCGCAGAACGACCAAGCAAAGCAAATTGAGCAAGTGGATACGCTGATTGCCAAAGGGGCAAAATCACTGGCGATTAACCTTGTTGATCCAAAAGCTGCCCAAACGATTATTGACAAAGCTAAGCCAAAGAACATTCCGGTTATCTTCTTTAATAAGGAGCCGGATGCAAGCGTGTTAAAAGGCTATGATCAAGCTTACTATGTTGGCACAACCTCTTCAGAGTCAGGTATCCTTCAAGGCGAATTAATCGCTAAGGCTTGGGAAGCAAATAAAGATAAATATGACAAAAACAAAGATGGTAAACTGCAGTACGTATTACTAAAAGGGGAGCCAGGACATCCCGATGCGGAAGCTCGTACGAAATTTGCGGTGGACACGGTAAAAGAAAAAGGAATCCAAGTAGAAGAGCTGGCAATGGATACGGCAATGTGGGATGCAACAAAGGCAACTGAAAAAATGGATGCCTGGTTAGCAAAATACAGCGAAAAAATTGAATTTGTCATTGCCAACAATGACGGTATGGCACTAGGTGCAATTGCTTCGCTTGAAAAAGCAGGATTCTTCACCGGTGATAAATATATGCCGGTAGTTGGTGTAGACGCAATTCCGGAAGCACTTGAAATGATTGAAAAAGGCAAAATGGTTGGTTCGATATTAAATGATGCGAAAAACCAAGGGAAAGCCACCATCGACATTGCGGCAAACGCGGCGAAGGGGAAAGACGTGTTAGACGGAACAGAGTGGAAGCTGGACGATAATAAAGCCGTTCGTGTCCCTTATGTTGAAGTGACTAAAGATAATATCCAAGTTGGTAAAGACGCTTATAAATAA
- a CDS encoding aldose epimerase family protein, producing MKLVDKVFGLYAGETVIEYSLVNDSGMTVSFLNYGCVITEIIVPDRHGNFENVVLGFDELEDYLELSPYFGAVVGRVAGRIKGARFELDGKEYLLAENEHPNHLHGGRKGFSSVIWQAEKIETEQAVGVKFFYQSPNGEEGYPGNLDTNVTYLLNNKNEFKITFEGKTDQTTIVNLTNHSYFNLSGNLKMDCTEHILQLESDRFLELAPDLIPTGQMLKTKNTPFDFQHGRRLNAGRSSTHPQNVLVGNGYDHPLIFTNKGENQIVLTDEESGRTLLVTTNQPCVVLYTANQLEAPYSIMGVRARNYLGVCLETQGLPDAIHHPEFPTTILKPEEVYYSTTTYRFFANTLGD from the coding sequence TTGAAATTAGTAGATAAAGTATTCGGCCTGTATGCTGGTGAGACTGTGATCGAGTATTCACTCGTTAACGATTCCGGAATGACCGTTTCTTTTCTGAATTACGGTTGTGTGATAACGGAGATTATTGTCCCGGACCGTCACGGAAACTTTGAAAATGTTGTCCTTGGCTTTGATGAGTTAGAGGACTATCTGGAATTGTCGCCATACTTTGGGGCGGTAGTAGGCAGAGTGGCAGGAAGAATTAAGGGTGCCAGGTTTGAACTGGATGGAAAAGAATACCTGCTTGCTGAAAATGAACATCCCAACCATTTACATGGCGGTAGAAAAGGCTTTAGTTCAGTGATTTGGCAAGCGGAGAAAATAGAGACTGAGCAAGCTGTGGGTGTGAAGTTTTTCTATCAAAGTCCAAATGGTGAAGAGGGATATCCAGGTAATTTGGACACGAATGTTACCTATCTTTTAAACAATAAAAATGAATTTAAAATTACCTTTGAAGGAAAAACAGATCAAACAACCATCGTTAATTTAACCAATCATTCCTATTTTAATTTGAGCGGGAATTTAAAAATGGATTGTACGGAACATATTCTTCAACTTGAAAGTGATCGTTTTTTAGAGTTGGCTCCTGACCTAATTCCCACAGGTCAAATGCTTAAGACTAAGAATACCCCGTTTGACTTTCAGCACGGCCGCCGTTTAAATGCTGGAAGAAGTTCGACACATCCACAAAATGTCCTTGTAGGGAACGGTTATGATCACCCGCTTATTTTCACGAATAAGGGTGAAAATCAGATTGTCTTAACTGACGAAGAAAGCGGACGGACGTTATTGGTGACGACAAACCAGCCATGCGTGGTTCTGTATACAGCGAATCAATTAGAAGCTCCCTATTCGATCATGGGTGTTCGGGCGAGAAACTATTTGGGAGTTTGCCTTGAAACACAGGGGCTGCCTGATGCGATTCATCATCCGGAGTTTCCAACTACCATTTTAAAGCCAGAGGAAGTATACTATTCCACAACGACGTATCGTTTTTTTGCAAACACATTAGGAGACTGA
- a CDS encoding response regulator: protein MSLLKILIVDDEVLERKALTKMINSSTMDVMVVGEAANGRKAIEMTLEHKPDLIFMDIKMPGIDGVQAVKEIKQLYPSIHFIMVSAFNTFEYAKEVMQQGVKEYILKPSSKQDILAAIERVSSEILEERNQQEEQKSLRDHLDRAVSIAQKEWVSSLIVNQVQDITFDEWSELLGVEITSGYIMLFTLLQPASADLTASEKQNWYIWLKDTLKDVVKKQEVMIGPVTDTQVPVLFLCKKPTEKMHFRTNAQMFLESLIHFFKKESFRGDIRIGIGHPYSHAHDLNKSYHEAVLALEQLMKVPNRRYRFCDRQGTAFELPAESGVLEVEKKLLEAVRQGDVNQVLFIFDSFITRLESNKTITPSWVKKSFDELFILLSRMLHDLGIHYERIPAIDESDEVYFMFEKGKAHLLAVVQHVQLWRNNHAKGMLQKAKEYIERHYAESISLESAAEYVELSPYYFSKLFKDRFGLTFIDYLTEIRIKHAKAEMMSPGKSLKEICYSVGYKDPNYFSRVFKKATGLSPTEYRKITVS from the coding sequence ATGAGCTTGTTGAAAATTCTTATTGTGGATGATGAAGTGCTTGAGCGAAAAGCATTAACAAAAATGATTAACAGCTCGACAATGGACGTGATGGTCGTTGGTGAGGCTGCAAATGGAAGAAAGGCAATTGAAATGACACTCGAGCATAAACCGGATCTCATCTTTATGGATATAAAAATGCCGGGAATTGATGGCGTCCAGGCAGTAAAGGAAATTAAACAACTTTATCCCAGCATCCACTTTATTATGGTTTCGGCCTTTAATACTTTTGAATACGCCAAGGAAGTCATGCAGCAGGGGGTTAAGGAGTATATATTAAAGCCTAGCAGCAAGCAGGATATTCTCGCTGCGATCGAGCGGGTTTCGAGCGAAATCCTTGAGGAAAGAAATCAGCAGGAGGAACAGAAAAGCTTGCGGGATCATTTGGATCGAGCGGTTTCGATTGCGCAAAAAGAATGGGTTTCGTCCTTAATAGTGAACCAAGTGCAGGATATTACCTTTGATGAATGGAGCGAACTGCTGGGAGTAGAAATTACCTCGGGATATATCATGCTGTTTACTTTACTGCAGCCAGCGTCCGCTGACCTTACTGCAAGTGAAAAGCAAAACTGGTATATCTGGTTAAAGGACACCCTAAAGGATGTCGTAAAAAAGCAAGAAGTTATGATTGGTCCGGTAACGGATACACAGGTGCCCGTTTTATTCCTTTGTAAAAAACCCACGGAAAAAATGCATTTTAGAACAAACGCGCAAATGTTTCTTGAGAGCTTGATTCACTTTTTCAAAAAAGAAAGCTTCAGGGGTGATATAAGGATTGGGATTGGCCATCCTTACAGTCATGCCCATGATTTGAATAAGTCCTATCATGAAGCGGTTTTGGCTTTGGAACAGCTGATGAAAGTGCCTAATCGCAGGTATAGATTCTGCGACCGCCAAGGGACTGCCTTCGAGCTGCCCGCTGAATCAGGAGTATTAGAAGTAGAGAAAAAACTTTTAGAAGCCGTCAGGCAGGGAGACGTCAATCAGGTCTTGTTTATCTTTGATTCGTTTATTACAAGGCTTGAGTCGAACAAGACCATTACACCATCATGGGTGAAAAAATCATTCGATGAATTGTTTATTCTCCTTTCCCGTATGCTTCATGACCTAGGCATCCATTATGAGCGGATTCCGGCAATCGACGAGTCTGATGAAGTCTATTTTATGTTTGAAAAAGGTAAGGCGCATCTGCTTGCGGTCGTCCAGCATGTTCAGTTGTGGCGGAATAATCATGCAAAAGGCATGCTCCAAAAGGCAAAGGAATATATCGAAAGGCATTATGCCGAATCGATTTCATTGGAATCAGCTGCCGAATATGTCGAGCTTAGTCCCTATTATTTTAGTAAATTATTTAAAGACCGGTTTGGTTTGACGTTTATCGATTACTTGACGGAAATAAGAATCAAACATGCCAAAGCGGAAATGATGTCTCCGGGAAAAAGCTTAAAGGAAATCTGCTATTCAGTAGGCTATAAGGACCCCAACTATTTTAGCCGCGTGTTTAAAAAGGCAACAGGCTTGTCCCCAACAGAATATCGGAAAATAACGGTAAGTTAA